The Sphingomicrobium sp. genome has a window encoding:
- a CDS encoding error-prone DNA polymerase: MTYVELNATSHFSFLRGVSSCEELCSAAAMLGYKQLGFTDRNSVAGLVRATIAGDQTGIRPVIGCRLDLVDGASVLVWPEDRAAWSRLTRLLTVGKGRADPRKGEKGQCFLYWEDVAAWGQGLVAALVPGKADAVTEMQLAQMADIFGSRAHLALSLRRRPGDAKRIHDLDGQARRFGIRSLAVGDVLYDSPDKRLLQDVVTAIRNKCTVDELGFRRERFADRHLKSAAQMERLFARYPDAIRATRDIADRCTFSLRELSYQYPDEIVMSGRTPQQALDQMTRAALAAKFPDGVPDNYAKLLAHELELVGRRGYAPYFLTVNSIVAFARSQGILCQGRGSAANSIICYVLGVTSIDPIKHELLFERFISDARDEPPDIDVDFEHERREEVIQWIYETYGRRHAALTAVVSRYRARGAVREVGKALGLPEDVTAGLAGSVWGWSNEGVQQKHVDELHLDATEPRLALTLDLARQLIGTPRHMSQHPGGFVLTRDRLDDLVPIEPAAMDDRQVIEWEKDDIEELRFMKVDVLGLGMLGCMRRAFDLLAEHKGQRLVMADLQDDDPQVFAMIQKADTLGVFQIESRAQMSMLPRMKPKEFYDLVIEVAIVRPGPIQGDMVHPYLRRREGKEKPEYPRPELEAVLKRTLGVPLFQEQAMKVAIVGAGFTPAEADALRRSMATFKFTGGVSKFYDKLVEGMVSRGYPREFAERTFKQIEGFGSYGFPESHAASFAKIAYASCWMKCHHPDIFCAALLNAQPMGFYAPAQIVRDARDHGVEIRPVSINDSRWDCTLEPSPACGRGKGEGLSSYLPLRLGLRMVKGLANIHGARIVAARSDRPFESIEDVWKRSGVPVAALERIADADGFACLGIDRRQALWRVKALGETPLPLFAAADAREEGREPAVVLNPMSDGREVVEDYRSIQLSLRAHPLAFLRGRLDAEKVTPCAGLASIKDGRRAIVAGIVLVRQRPGSTNVTFITIEDEGGIANIIVWANLFEKYRRIVMSATMLKVHGTVQREGEVIHIIASHIEDASTMLTSIGEAAFPHKVMPADGASGGGAPDPRSPKLVRPRDVYIPPFTEAAAEGHEIPIKSRNFH; encoded by the coding sequence ATGACTTACGTCGAGCTCAACGCCACGTCGCATTTCAGCTTCCTGCGCGGCGTCTCGTCTTGCGAGGAGCTTTGCTCGGCCGCGGCGATGCTCGGTTACAAGCAACTTGGCTTCACCGACCGGAATTCCGTCGCCGGCCTCGTCCGCGCCACCATCGCCGGCGACCAGACCGGCATCCGGCCGGTGATCGGCTGCCGGCTGGACCTGGTAGACGGCGCCTCCGTCCTGGTCTGGCCCGAAGATCGCGCCGCCTGGTCGCGGCTGACCCGGCTCCTGACCGTCGGCAAAGGCCGCGCCGACCCGCGCAAGGGGGAGAAGGGGCAATGCTTCCTCTATTGGGAAGACGTCGCCGCTTGGGGCCAAGGCCTCGTCGCCGCGCTCGTCCCCGGCAAGGCCGATGCGGTCACCGAAATGCAGCTCGCGCAGATGGCCGACATCTTCGGGTCTCGCGCCCACCTTGCGCTCAGCCTGCGCCGCCGACCCGGCGACGCCAAACGCATTCACGACCTCGACGGCCAGGCGCGCCGCTTCGGCATCCGCAGCCTCGCTGTCGGCGATGTCCTCTACGACAGCCCGGACAAGCGCCTGCTCCAGGACGTCGTCACCGCCATCCGCAACAAGTGCACGGTCGACGAGCTCGGCTTCAGGCGCGAGCGCTTCGCCGACCGTCACCTCAAGAGCGCCGCGCAAATGGAGCGCCTGTTCGCGCGCTATCCCGACGCCATCCGCGCCACGCGCGACATCGCCGACCGCTGCACCTTCTCGCTTCGCGAGCTCAGCTACCAATATCCCGACGAGATCGTGATGAGCGGCCGAACGCCGCAGCAGGCGCTCGATCAAATGACCCGCGCAGCGCTGGCCGCCAAATTCCCGGACGGCGTCCCCGACAATTACGCCAAGCTCCTGGCCCACGAGCTCGAGCTGGTCGGCCGCCGCGGCTACGCGCCTTACTTCCTGACCGTGAACTCGATCGTCGCTTTCGCGCGCAGCCAGGGCATCCTCTGCCAGGGCCGCGGATCGGCCGCCAATTCGATCATCTGCTATGTGCTCGGCGTCACCTCGATCGACCCGATCAAGCACGAATTGCTGTTCGAACGCTTCATCTCCGACGCGCGCGACGAGCCGCCGGACATCGACGTCGATTTCGAACATGAGCGGCGCGAGGAAGTCATCCAGTGGATCTACGAAACCTACGGCCGGCGCCACGCGGCGCTGACCGCCGTCGTCAGCCGCTATCGCGCGCGCGGCGCCGTCCGCGAGGTCGGCAAGGCTTTGGGCTTGCCCGAAGACGTGACCGCCGGTCTCGCCGGCTCCGTGTGGGGTTGGTCGAACGAAGGCGTGCAGCAGAAACATGTCGACGAACTCCACCTCGACGCGACCGAACCGCGCCTCGCGCTGACCCTCGACCTTGCCCGCCAGCTGATCGGCACGCCCCGGCACATGAGCCAGCATCCCGGTGGTTTCGTCCTCACCCGCGATCGTCTCGACGATCTCGTCCCCATCGAACCCGCGGCGATGGACGACCGCCAGGTGATCGAATGGGAGAAGGACGATATCGAGGAATTGCGTTTCATGAAGGTCGACGTGCTCGGCCTCGGAATGCTCGGATGCATGCGCCGCGCCTTCGACCTGCTCGCCGAACACAAGGGGCAGCGGCTGGTGATGGCGGACCTGCAGGACGACGATCCGCAGGTGTTCGCGATGATCCAAAAGGCGGACACCTTGGGCGTCTTCCAGATAGAAAGCCGCGCGCAGATGAGCATGCTGCCGCGCATGAAGCCGAAGGAATTCTACGACCTCGTCATCGAAGTCGCGATCGTCCGTCCCGGTCCGATCCAGGGCGACATGGTGCACCCCTATCTCCGCCGCCGCGAAGGCAAGGAGAAGCCGGAATATCCGCGCCCGGAGCTCGAGGCGGTGCTGAAGCGCACGCTCGGCGTGCCCCTGTTTCAGGAACAGGCGATGAAGGTCGCGATCGTCGGCGCCGGGTTCACGCCTGCCGAAGCCGACGCGCTCCGCCGCTCGATGGCGACCTTCAAGTTCACCGGCGGCGTCAGCAAATTCTACGACAAGCTGGTCGAAGGCATGGTGTCGCGCGGCTACCCGCGCGAATTCGCCGAACGGACCTTCAAGCAGATCGAAGGCTTCGGCAGCTACGGCTTCCCCGAAAGCCACGCGGCCAGCTTCGCCAAGATCGCCTACGCCTCATGCTGGATGAAGTGCCACCATCCGGACATCTTCTGCGCCGCGCTGCTGAACGCGCAGCCGATGGGTTTCTACGCCCCCGCCCAGATCGTCCGCGACGCCCGCGACCATGGCGTCGAGATCCGCCCCGTCAGCATCAACGACAGCCGCTGGGACTGTACCTTGGAACCCTCTCCCGCCTGCGGGAGAGGGAAGGGTGAGGGCCTGTCTTCTTACCTCCCCCTCCGCCTCGGCCTGCGCATGGTGAAGGGCCTCGCCAACATCCACGGCGCGCGCATTGTCGCCGCACGTTCCGACCGCCCGTTCGAGAGCATCGAAGACGTGTGGAAGCGCTCGGGCGTACCGGTCGCCGCGCTGGAGCGGATCGCCGATGCAGACGGCTTCGCCTGTCTCGGAATCGACCGCCGCCAGGCGCTGTGGCGGGTCAAGGCCCTGGGCGAAACGCCGCTGCCCTTGTTTGCCGCCGCCGATGCACGCGAAGAGGGCCGCGAGCCGGCTGTCGTGCTCAACCCGATGAGCGACGGCCGCGAGGTCGTCGAGGATTACCGCTCCATCCAGCTGTCGCTCCGTGCGCATCCGCTGGCCTTCCTGCGCGGCCGGCTCGATGCCGAAAAGGTCACGCCCTGCGCGGGCCTCGCCTCAATCAAGGACGGCCGGCGTGCGATCGTCGCCGGCATCGTCCTCGTCCGCCAGCGTCCGGGATCGACCAATGTCACCTTCATCACCATCGAGGACGAAGGCGGCATCGCCAACATCATCGTCTGGGCGAACCTGTTCGAAAAATACCGCCGCATCGTCATGTCGGCGACGATGCTGAAAGTGCACGGGACCGTTCAGCGCGAAGGCGAGGTCATCCACATCATCGCCAGCCATATCGAGGACGCCTCGACGATGCTGACCTCGATCGGCGAAGCGGCCTTCCCGCACAAGGTGATGCCGGCCGACGGTGCCAGCGGCGGCGGCGCGCCCGACCCGCGCAGCCCCAAGCTCGTCCGTCCCCGCGACGTCTATATTCCGCCCTTCACCGAAGCCGCCGCCGAAGGCCACGAGATCCCCATCAAGTCACGAAACTTCCACTAA
- a CDS encoding alpha/beta hydrolase has product MLERLHIDRLVWRRSPAPLGPVELPPVDPDHLAPPGYARYVELAWRLPRSLAGLGPICPRGPEDGPPALVIPGFLANDRTTMDLRRALARGGWRTHPWLLGFNRGAKADTMDLLCSRIDAVAEGRKVLVVGWSLGGMFARELAHRCPDKIRAVVTLGSPFSGDLKTNTNVCALYERVAGHDVNEPPFRRYAAKPPVPTLAFWSRRDGIVAPGAARGREDEVDRAIEVDSRHAGFAVHRPVMSDIVSGISRFLTEIEGAPPAVPCDRCL; this is encoded by the coding sequence GTGCTGGAAAGATTGCACATCGACCGATTGGTGTGGCGGCGGTCACCGGCGCCACTCGGCCCGGTCGAGTTGCCGCCGGTCGATCCGGATCATCTCGCGCCTCCAGGCTACGCACGATATGTCGAACTGGCGTGGCGCCTGCCGCGGTCGCTCGCCGGTCTCGGGCCGATCTGCCCGCGCGGACCCGAGGACGGCCCGCCGGCGCTGGTGATCCCCGGATTCCTCGCCAACGATCGAACGACCATGGACCTGCGCCGCGCGCTGGCACGCGGCGGATGGCGCACGCATCCGTGGCTGCTGGGCTTCAACCGCGGCGCCAAGGCCGACACCATGGACTTGCTGTGCAGCCGAATCGACGCCGTCGCCGAGGGGCGAAAGGTGCTGGTCGTCGGCTGGAGCCTCGGCGGCATGTTCGCTCGCGAGCTGGCGCACCGCTGTCCGGACAAGATCCGCGCCGTCGTGACGCTCGGCTCGCCATTTTCGGGCGACCTCAAGACCAACACCAACGTCTGCGCATTGTATGAGCGGGTTGCGGGCCACGACGTCAACGAGCCGCCGTTCCGCCGCTATGCGGCCAAGCCGCCGGTGCCGACCCTGGCCTTCTGGTCGCGGCGCGACGGGATCGTTGCGCCGGGCGCAGCGCGTGGGCGGGAAGATGAAGTGGATCGGGCGATCGAGGTCGATTCGCGCCACGCCGGCTTCGCCGTGCACCGCCCGGTGATGAGCGATATCGTCAGCGGGATTTCGCGCTTCCTGACGGAGATTGAAGGCGCGCCGCCGGCGGTGCCGTGCGACCGCTGCCTTTAG
- a CDS encoding alpha/beta hydrolase, with protein MSEEGRPKRSQRLKEIGALFAYLPRSAGHLRARGPADGPPAMVIPGFLSYDRHTTEMRRALAEAGFRVHPWRQGFNWGARADTLERLKRAVDACGAKEPMLIVGWSLGGLYAREIARAEPDRVRAVVTMGSPVWGDLRRYTSVWKLYERVAGHPVDKPPIPHIEDKPPVPTLALWSGRDGIVGAPSARGAENTRDKAVELDTTHMGFAMSPRVARRAAREIVSFLDEVDATKR; from the coding sequence GTGAGCGAGGAAGGACGACCCAAGCGGAGCCAGCGGCTGAAGGAGATCGGCGCGCTGTTTGCCTATCTTCCCCGTTCGGCCGGCCATCTTCGCGCGCGCGGTCCGGCGGACGGGCCGCCGGCGATGGTGATCCCGGGCTTCCTTTCCTACGACCGGCACACGACCGAGATGCGGCGTGCGCTGGCGGAAGCAGGATTCCGGGTTCATCCGTGGCGCCAGGGGTTCAACTGGGGCGCGCGTGCGGACACGCTCGAACGGCTGAAGCGGGCCGTCGATGCCTGCGGGGCAAAGGAGCCGATGCTGATCGTCGGCTGGAGCCTCGGCGGCCTCTATGCCCGAGAGATCGCGCGCGCCGAGCCCGACCGGGTGCGTGCGGTGGTGACGATGGGATCGCCGGTCTGGGGTGACCTTCGGCGCTACACCAGCGTGTGGAAGCTTTATGAGCGCGTCGCCGGCCATCCGGTCGACAAGCCGCCGATCCCGCACATCGAGGACAAGCCGCCGGTGCCGACGCTCGCGCTCTGGTCGGGACGCGACGGGATCGTCGGGGCACCGTCGGCTCGGGGCGCCGAGAACACGCGCGACAAGGCCGTGGAGCTGGATACGACCCACATGGGCTTTGCGATGTCCCCCAGGGTGGCCCGTCGGGCGGCACGTGAGATCGTGAGCTTCCTGGATGAGGTGGATGCAACAAAGCGCTAA
- the serS gene encoding serine--tRNA ligase, with protein sequence MLALDFVKANRAAVERAIRDKNVDVDLDEVLSLDAEVRAAKTEIDQLRAERNAVSAKFKDASPQEKAELGRKAKEAGTKASALEAEIGDKEAALKALQMKLPGIPYEGAPVGPDESFNEVIRTVGEPPKFGFEPLDHVALIEKNGWGDLSRVTQVSGSRTYCLKGALALLETKLMGWALERIGKAGFTPITVPAIAREQAFLNQGQFPGHREETYELPNDDLWLAGTAEVVLTSLHSGEIIEADKLPITYAGYSPCFRREAGSAGKDVRGLLRVHQFVKVEQYVVCEADERQSAEWHATLLRLAEEMLQAMEIPYQVIETSTGDMGLGKYRMNDIESWVPSLGKYRETHSCSTLHDWQARRANIRYRGGDGKVRFAHTLNNTALASPRILVPLLENHQTEDGRVRLPAALQELMGAEYL encoded by the coding sequence ATGCTGGCACTGGATTTTGTGAAGGCGAACCGCGCCGCCGTTGAGCGCGCGATCCGCGATAAGAATGTCGATGTCGACCTCGACGAGGTGCTGAGCCTCGACGCCGAGGTCCGCGCGGCCAAGACCGAGATCGACCAGCTGCGTGCCGAGCGGAACGCCGTCAGCGCGAAGTTCAAGGACGCCTCGCCGCAGGAGAAAGCGGAGCTTGGGCGCAAGGCCAAGGAAGCGGGCACGAAGGCGTCGGCTCTGGAAGCGGAGATCGGCGACAAGGAAGCGGCGCTCAAGGCACTTCAGATGAAGCTGCCCGGGATCCCGTACGAAGGCGCGCCGGTCGGGCCGGACGAGAGCTTCAACGAGGTGATCCGCACCGTCGGCGAGCCGCCGAAGTTCGGCTTCGAGCCGCTCGACCATGTCGCGCTTATCGAGAAGAACGGCTGGGGCGATCTAAGCCGCGTCACGCAGGTCTCGGGTAGCCGGACCTATTGCCTGAAAGGCGCGCTGGCGCTGCTTGAGACCAAGCTGATGGGCTGGGCGCTGGAGCGGATCGGCAAGGCAGGCTTCACGCCGATCACCGTGCCCGCGATCGCGCGTGAACAGGCCTTCCTCAACCAGGGGCAGTTCCCCGGCCACCGCGAGGAGACATACGAGCTTCCCAACGACGATCTGTGGCTGGCGGGCACGGCCGAAGTGGTCCTGACCTCGCTCCATTCGGGCGAGATTATCGAGGCCGACAAGCTGCCGATCACTTATGCGGGCTATTCGCCCTGCTTCCGGCGGGAGGCGGGAAGCGCCGGCAAGGACGTGCGCGGGCTGCTGCGCGTCCACCAGTTCGTGAAGGTCGAGCAATATGTCGTCTGCGAAGCGGACGAGAGGCAGTCGGCCGAATGGCATGCGACTCTGCTGCGGCTGGCCGAGGAAATGCTGCAGGCGATGGAAATCCCGTACCAGGTGATCGAGACGTCGACCGGCGACATGGGCCTCGGGAAGTATCGGATGAACGATATCGAGAGCTGGGTCCCAAGCCTCGGCAAATATCGCGAGACCCACAGCTGCTCGACGCTTCACGACTGGCAGGCGCGGCGGGCGAACATTCGCTACCGGGGCGGCGACGGGAAGGTGCGGTTCGCGCACACGCTCAACAATACCGCGCTCGCCTCGCCTCGGATCCTCGTGCCGCTGCTGGAGAATCATCAGACGGAGGACGGCCGCGTGCGGCTGCCTGCAGCGCTGCAGGAACTGATGGGCGCCGAATACCTTTAG
- a CDS encoding DUF808 domain-containing protein, translated as MPSGLIALLDDVATIAKLAAASLDDVGAAAGKASTKAAGVVIDDTAVTPRYVTGLAPERELPIIGKIALGSLRNKLLILLPAALLLTAFAPFLVTPLLMIGGSYLAFEATEKILEKLLHEHHHEEELVDAMADPAELEKLQVKGAIRTDFILSAEIMAIALASLEHLSLITTAFALVAVALAITAGVYGVVAVIVKLDDIGLHMAERGGAGTRAFGNALVQVVPKMLSALAIIGTAAMLWVGGGILLHGLEEMHVLEPLTHAVESLAHGAGEAAGALGGLAEWLVHAIAGAIAGLIVGGIIVAVVRRFTKHPEELVVDL; from the coding sequence ATGCCCTCAGGCCTGATCGCGCTCCTCGACGACGTCGCCACCATCGCCAAGCTTGCCGCCGCGTCGCTCGACGATGTCGGCGCTGCGGCCGGCAAGGCCAGCACCAAGGCGGCGGGCGTCGTCATCGACGACACGGCGGTCACGCCTCGCTACGTCACCGGCCTCGCGCCGGAGCGGGAGCTGCCGATCATCGGCAAGATCGCGCTCGGCTCGCTTCGCAACAAGCTGCTGATCCTGCTTCCCGCGGCGCTGCTGCTCACCGCTTTCGCGCCGTTCCTCGTGACGCCGCTGCTGATGATCGGCGGCTCCTATCTCGCCTTCGAAGCCACCGAAAAGATCCTCGAAAAGCTCCTTCACGAGCATCATCACGAGGAGGAATTGGTCGACGCCATGGCCGACCCGGCCGAGCTCGAAAAGCTCCAGGTGAAAGGCGCGATCCGCACCGATTTCATCCTCTCGGCGGAGATCATGGCGATCGCGCTCGCCAGCCTCGAGCATCTCAGCCTCATCACCACCGCCTTCGCGCTGGTCGCGGTAGCGCTAGCCATCACCGCCGGCGTCTACGGCGTCGTCGCGGTGATCGTGAAGCTCGACGACATCGGCCTTCACATGGCCGAGCGCGGCGGCGCCGGCACTCGCGCCTTCGGCAACGCACTGGTGCAGGTCGTGCCCAAGATGCTCAGCGCGCTCGCCATCATCGGTACGGCGGCGATGCTTTGGGTCGGCGGCGGCATCCTGCTGCACGGGCTGGAGGAGATGCATGTCCTCGAGCCGCTGACCCATGCGGTCGAATCCCTCGCGCATGGCGCGGGCGAAGCGGCCGGAGCCCTGGGCGGCCTCGCCGAGTGGCTGGTGCACGCCATTGCCGGCGCCATTGCCGGCCTGATCGTTGGCGGCATCATCGTCGCGGTCGTCCGCCGCTTCACCAAGCATCCCGAAGAGCTGGTGGTCGACCTCTAG
- a CDS encoding flavin reductase family protein codes for MADRPNDQSQRGEYRTGHDPRTLRDALGCFATGVTVVTCLNGEGEPAGLTVNSFTSVSLDPPLLLVCLHKQALSAAALIEAEQFAINVLQNEQQPASITFSTRVEDRFGKTPWSRGESGAPILEDSLCVFECERYAVYDGGDHHILVGQVVKASFDAGLDPLLYFRGKYRRLHFD; via the coding sequence ATGGCAGACCGGCCGAACGATCAGTCGCAGCGGGGCGAGTATCGCACCGGGCACGACCCGCGCACCCTGCGCGACGCGCTCGGCTGCTTCGCTACCGGCGTCACGGTCGTCACCTGCCTCAATGGCGAGGGTGAGCCGGCGGGGCTGACGGTCAACAGCTTCACGTCGGTGTCGCTGGACCCGCCGCTGCTGCTCGTGTGCCTTCACAAGCAGGCGCTGAGCGCCGCGGCCTTGATCGAGGCGGAGCAGTTCGCGATCAACGTGCTGCAGAACGAGCAGCAGCCCGCCTCCATCACCTTTTCGACGCGGGTGGAGGACAGGTTCGGCAAGACCCCGTGGTCGCGCGGCGAGAGCGGGGCCCCGATCCTCGAGGATTCGCTCTGCGTGTTCGAATGCGAACGCTATGCCGTCTACGACGGCGGCGACCACCACATCCTGGTCGGCCAGGTTGTGAAGGCGAGCTTCGATGCCGGTCTCGATCCGCTCCTATACTTCCGCGGGAAGTACCGCCGGCTGCACTTCGACTGA
- a CDS encoding phenylalanine 4-monooxygenase yields MLREKIDTANPAEHWRDYVVPQCWEAFTGEDHAVWDLLFARQVELLGSRVVSPFLQGIDLLRLSHPGVPDLEGLNAILQPRTGWRTVAVPGLVPDEAFFAMLSERIFPVGNFIRKREQLDYLEAPDCFHDMFGHIPMLAHPGFADMARHIGELGLAAIAAGEGARAARLYWHSVEFGLGREEGSLKILGAGLASSFGEAHFSLEDEMVERLPFSASRAVHTAYKHDAFQPRYLVSESLDATIAEVMALDAEALLAL; encoded by the coding sequence ATGCTCCGGGAGAAGATCGACACGGCAAATCCGGCCGAGCACTGGCGCGACTATGTCGTTCCGCAATGCTGGGAAGCGTTCACGGGCGAAGACCATGCGGTCTGGGACCTGCTCTTCGCCCGGCAGGTGGAGCTGCTCGGCAGCCGCGTCGTTTCGCCATTCCTGCAGGGGATCGACCTCCTGCGCCTATCCCACCCAGGCGTCCCCGACCTCGAAGGGCTGAATGCCATCCTGCAGCCAAGGACCGGGTGGCGCACCGTTGCGGTGCCCGGTCTGGTGCCGGACGAAGCCTTCTTCGCCATGCTGTCGGAGCGTATCTTCCCGGTCGGCAACTTCATCCGCAAACGCGAGCAGCTCGACTATCTCGAGGCGCCGGACTGCTTTCACGACATGTTCGGCCACATCCCGATGCTTGCTCATCCGGGGTTCGCTGACATGGCCCGGCACATCGGCGAGCTTGGGCTGGCGGCGATCGCCGCCGGCGAGGGAGCGCGCGCCGCCCGGCTCTACTGGCACAGCGTCGAGTTCGGGCTCGGGCGCGAAGAGGGTTCGCTGAAGATCCTGGGCGCCGGGCTGGCGTCGAGCTTCGGCGAGGCGCATTTCAGCCTGGAGGACGAGATGGTGGAGCGGCTGCCCTTCAGCGCGTCGCGAGCCGTGCACACGGCCTACAAACATGACGCTTTCCAGCCGCGCTATTTGGTCTCGGAGTCGCTCGACGCGACGATCGCCGAGGTGATGGCGCTGGATGCCGAAGCGCTGCTCGCGCTGTAG
- a CDS encoding Flp family type IVb pilin, which yields MVRLTRIFRCVRGATAIEYALVASLIAVAAVGAFHTLGNNLNNTYQNVSNNLK from the coding sequence ATGGTGCGGTTAACACGGATTTTCCGCTGCGTGCGCGGGGCGACCGCGATCGAATATGCGCTCGTCGCTTCGCTGATCGCGGTGGCCGCCGTTGGAGCGTTCCACACGCTCGGCAACAATCTCAACAACACTTATCAGAACGTCAGCAACAATCTGAAATGA
- a CDS encoding Lrp/AsnC family transcriptional regulator, producing MDEIDRTLLTLLQEDSSRSADRLGQELGLSRSAVTRRIQSLKRVGVIAREVAVLDERFLAKRVTAIVNIQFDRHQPQEADRFRRTIRTFPEVQLFVEISGAMDALLMVAVTDMEHFNSFTDRLASMAIVRRYETSFIKRIVKFTTAVPLA from the coding sequence ATGGATGAAATCGACCGCACTCTGCTCACCCTGCTGCAGGAAGACAGCAGCCGATCCGCCGATCGGCTCGGCCAGGAACTCGGCCTTTCGCGGTCAGCGGTCACTCGCCGTATCCAGAGCCTGAAGCGTGTGGGCGTCATTGCGAGGGAAGTCGCCGTTCTCGACGAGCGGTTCCTCGCCAAGCGGGTCACCGCTATCGTGAATATCCAATTCGACCGGCACCAACCGCAGGAAGCCGACCGATTCAGGCGGACGATCCGTACCTTTCCCGAAGTGCAGCTATTCGTCGAAATCAGCGGTGCGATGGACGCCCTCCTGATGGTCGCGGTTACCGACATGGAGCATTTCAACAGCTTCACGGACCGGCTCGCGAGCATGGCGATCGTGCGCCGTTACGAAACGAGCTTCATCAAGCGGATCGTCAAGTTCACGACCGCCGTGCCGCTAGCGTGA